The genomic window GAAACATCTAGCATCGAGTTATCTATGGATGATATGGAAAAAGTGAATCAGGAACGGATTGCTTCAACTAAAAAAGTGGAAACTATGGTAATGGTAGATGATGATTTGGATCCCGATTATGATTTATTATCAAAAGAAACTCATTTTGTAAGCGATGATAAAAATTTTAAATTTTCGCCTAACGATGGTGGTTTTAATATTGTTTTCGATAATAATGATAATGAGTTTGTTGTTGTTGGAAAGGCCTGGAGTACAAAAAATCCTGGCAGTTATATTGTAAAAGGAGAAACATATAATGGTATTGGTTATTTAACCGAAAAAGGCGAATTTGTTGTAGAATATTATAACTCCGATTCGGAAAGTATAGAAACCATTTCATACAAACCAATAAAACTATAATAGATAGTCGTGTTAAGTTCTTAATAAAAGTTCCGATTCGTTCGGGACTTTTTGTATTTTAGATGTTCAATAAAAGGAAAGTAATATATATGAGTGTTTCTGTGCCGAAATCGGCTTTTACATATTTAAAAAAGTTAGAAAAAAATAATGATCGCGAATGGTTTGGCGATAATAAAGCGGAGTTTCAATCCATTCAAAAAGAAATAAAAGTATTTTATAATGCGCTTCTAGAAGCTTTAAACAAACATGATGAAATTGATAAACTTAAAATTTTTAGAATTTACAGAGATGTAAGATTTTCTAAAAATAAATTACCATATAAAACACATTTTAGCGGTTCTTTCCAAAGAGTGAAACCTAGGTTACGTGGTGGTTACCATGTACAAATTAAACCAAATAATGAAAGTTTTATTGCTACAGGTTTTTGGGATCCTGCTCCCGCCGATTTAATGCGTATTAGAAAAGAGTTTGAAATGGACGACTCGGAAATTCGTGAGATTATTAGTGAAAAGTTGTTTAAAAAAACTTGGGGTGGTTTTGTTGGAGATGAAGTAAAAACAGCGCCACGCGGATTTAATAAAGAGGATAAAGCCATCGATTTAATTAAAAAGAAACAATACATTTTTATTAAGAAATATACCGATGCTGAAGTTTTAGATGTTAATTTTATAAATGAGGTAAGTGCTGCATTTAAAGTGATTCGACCTTATTTTGATTATATGAGTGATGTGTTAACCACTGATTTAAATGGGGTATCTTTAATAGATAATTAATTCTTCAACTAAAAAGATGCGTTAATTATTCATTTTATAGTGATACGGGAAATCCTTTATATTGTTTGTAGCGTATATACAAATTTAATGCCCCAAACATATGAAAAATAATTACCTCGTACTTTTCTGCTTCACATTTGTAGTTTCATTAAGTTCTAATTCGCAAATATCACAGATTAGTTTTTTGAATGCAAATTATAGTTATGGAATCCAGCCTGAAAATATTCAATCTACTGATATATACAATGTATATGTTGCATGGAGAAATGCTTTTGCAGAACCATGTACTAATGGGAGGTATCGAATAAAATTTGATACACCATCAGAAACAGTGTCTGAAGGTATTGGTTATGGAATGTTACTTTCTGCTTATGCTAATGATAGAGAATTATTTGACGGATTATGGCTGTATTATAAAGATTTTTCTAATAGTAATGGAGTCATGAATTGGAAAATCAATGAATGTACTTCTGTTATTGAATCAAATGGTGCTTCCGATGCAGAGTTAGATGCAGCTTATGCTTTAATTGTTGCAGATAAACATTGGGGAAGCTCAGGAACTATTAATTATAAAGATGATGCCTTAACTTTAATTAGTGCTATAAAAACACATGAGGTAGAAAGTGGAACTTACGTTTTAAAACCTGGTGATGCTTGGGGAGGAACTAGTAATACCAATATATCTTATTTATCTCCAGGTTATTTTAGGGTTTTTGGAATTTATTCTAATGATACCGTGTTTTGGAATGCTGTAACCGATAAAAGTTACGACATTTTGAATGCAAATTTATCTATAAATAACGCATCATATAATTTAGTGTCCGATTGGTGCAAAGCAGATGGTACATATTCAAACGAAGTATCATGGGCTGATTACGAAGGTAAAACATATGCTTACAATGCCGCAAGAACACCTTGGAGAATAGCTTTAGATTATATTTGGTTTGGAGATTTACAAGCCATTAATTACACTAATTTGTGTAATGGTTTTGTAAATGCTCAAGGCGGTTTTAATCAAATATTTCCTGGTTATTCTCAAGCAGGAGTCGCTATGAATACCGAGTATAGAGATCCAACTTTTACAGGAGCTTATGCCTCTGCGGCAATGTCTTCAACAAGTCAAAATTTTGTAGATAGCGGTTATTCCGAATTAAAAACTCAAACTACAGACGCTTATTTTGGTTCAACTTTAAGAGCTATATATATGTTTGCATTATCTGGAAACATGTATAATGCTTTATCGGAAACTGTTTTGAGTAATATATCTGAGACACAAAAAACATTTAAATTATATCCAAACCCAGTTTTAGATAATTTAAATATTTTATTTAAAACATCTAAGCTTAGAACCATTAATGTATATACAATTAATGGTGAACTTTTACTTTCTAATGAAGTAAATACTTTACAAGTAAAAATAGATTTAAGTCAATTTAATTCAGGTTTGTATTTTTTAAATATTGATAGAGAAAACTTTAAGATTATTAAATCTTAATTGAAATTTTACTATCAAAAACATATCAAATAAAAAAAGCGTGTATTTAAATCAATTCTTTTTTTTTTGAATAAAAATACTACGCCTAAATTTATGCTTTTATTTGGTGCTAAACTGCTTTAAGTAATTCTGGTTTTTCAAAAAGTTGAATATTACTTAATAATCTTTCTTTCACAATATTCATCATGCGTTTATTTAAAGCCGACGAGTTTTCAGTATAAATTAAATATTCTTCAACTGTAAAAACGCCAATAATCATCCCTTTTAAAGAATTCCGAAATTTCATATTTTTTTGGATAGCATTTTCCATATAATCCATACGTTTTTCCAACGATAAACCGTAAAAAATCGATTTATGCTTTACTATATAATTCCTGAAAGCGGCAATCAATAAATCGTTTTGCATTTTAATGCATGGGCGAAGCACTAAGTTTTGGAAACGCTCGTCTGCAGACATGGCATCGTTTATAGTTGCTGTTAAAATCTCTGGACGAATGTTCTTTAAATTAAAGTCTCTTGAATTCATAGTTTTGATTTTTATTCAATTTAAAGATTATTAAGGTCGATATAGGATTTGTGATTTTTAATTATCCACGAGGTTATTAACATTTATAATTTTTTATCTTTATAGCAGATTAATTTTCTTTTATTTTTACATCGAAAAACAAAATAAAGCACATGAACTTTGGTAGCGTTACAAACCCCGGAAATATTGAGTTTACACTACCTAAAGATCATATAGATACCAAGTATATTTTAGATAAAGTAAAAGATGATCAAGTGCCTGAAATTTATGTAGGTTGTGCAAAATGGAATAGGGCAGACCTAAAAGGTTTTTATCCTCG from Algibacter sp. L1A34 includes these protein-coding regions:
- a CDS encoding glyoxalase; amino-acid sequence: MNSRDFNLKNIRPEILTATINDAMSADERFQNLVLRPCIKMQNDLLIAAFRNYIVKHKSIFYGLSLEKRMDYMENAIQKNMKFRNSLKGMIIGVFTVEEYLIYTENSSALNKRMMNIVKERLLSNIQLFEKPELLKAV
- a CDS encoding DUF2461 domain-containing protein, which codes for MSVSVPKSAFTYLKKLEKNNDREWFGDNKAEFQSIQKEIKVFYNALLEALNKHDEIDKLKIFRIYRDVRFSKNKLPYKTHFSGSFQRVKPRLRGGYHVQIKPNNESFIATGFWDPAPADLMRIRKEFEMDDSEIREIISEKLFKKTWGGFVGDEVKTAPRGFNKEDKAIDLIKKKQYIFIKKYTDAEVLDVNFINEVSAAFKVIRPYFDYMSDVLTTDLNGVSLIDN
- a CDS encoding glycosyl hydrolase family 8, with the protein product MKNNYLVLFCFTFVVSLSSNSQISQISFLNANYSYGIQPENIQSTDIYNVYVAWRNAFAEPCTNGRYRIKFDTPSETVSEGIGYGMLLSAYANDRELFDGLWLYYKDFSNSNGVMNWKINECTSVIESNGASDAELDAAYALIVADKHWGSSGTINYKDDALTLISAIKTHEVESGTYVLKPGDAWGGTSNTNISYLSPGYFRVFGIYSNDTVFWNAVTDKSYDILNANLSINNASYNLVSDWCKADGTYSNEVSWADYEGKTYAYNAARTPWRIALDYIWFGDLQAINYTNLCNGFVNAQGGFNQIFPGYSQAGVAMNTEYRDPTFTGAYASAAMSSTSQNFVDSGYSELKTQTTDAYFGSTLRAIYMFALSGNMYNALSETVLSNISETQKTFKLYPNPVLDNLNILFKTSKLRTINVYTINGELLLSNEVNTLQVKIDLSQFNSGLYFLNIDRENFKIIKS